In Desulfosediminicola ganghwensis, a single window of DNA contains:
- a CDS encoding carbohydrate kinase family protein yields MNIIISGSMAYDRIMAFPEYFADHILPDKIHMLNVCFQVDGVTEHFGGTAGNIAYALRLMGAQAHVSATIGHDYHRYFKWLEENRIPADGIKVIDEEFTAGAYITTDKADNQITGFNPGAMKHSSDLDFDALDSENTIVIASPGNLEDMINYPRACMERGIRCIFDPGQALPVLQAEDLIEAITDAFLLIVNDYEFDMIKNKTNKTREELLALPQATIITFGEHGSQLLVNGTETAIAAATPAQVVDPTGCGDAFRGALLFGLAKGLDLAESARLGSICASFAVEKHGTQVYSFTEEEFALREQTF; encoded by the coding sequence ATGAACATCATCATTTCCGGCTCCATGGCCTATGACCGAATCATGGCCTTTCCGGAGTACTTTGCCGACCACATTCTTCCAGATAAAATCCACATGCTCAATGTCTGCTTCCAGGTAGATGGTGTAACAGAGCATTTCGGCGGCACAGCCGGGAATATTGCCTACGCCCTGAGACTTATGGGCGCGCAGGCCCATGTCTCCGCTACCATTGGCCATGATTACCATCGTTATTTCAAATGGCTGGAAGAAAACCGCATCCCTGCAGATGGTATTAAGGTGATCGACGAGGAGTTCACCGCTGGTGCGTATATTACCACCGACAAGGCGGATAATCAGATTACCGGATTCAACCCGGGCGCTATGAAACATTCTTCAGATCTGGACTTTGACGCGCTCGATAGTGAAAACACCATTGTCATCGCTTCACCCGGCAATCTGGAAGATATGATCAATTACCCCCGTGCCTGTATGGAACGCGGTATTCGCTGCATCTTTGACCCAGGCCAGGCATTGCCTGTACTCCAGGCCGAGGACCTGATTGAAGCCATCACCGATGCTTTTCTGCTCATCGTCAACGATTATGAATTTGACATGATCAAGAATAAGACCAACAAAACCCGTGAGGAGTTGCTGGCCCTCCCCCAGGCTACCATCATCACTTTCGGAGAGCACGGCTCCCAACTGCTTGTAAACGGAACAGAAACTGCGATCGCAGCAGCCACTCCCGCACAGGTTGTCGACCCCACCGGCTGTGGCGACGCTTTCCGCGGTGCGTTGCTGTTCGGGCTTGCCAAAGGGCTTGACCTTGCAGAAAGTGCCAGACTTGGTTCCATTTGCGCTTCTTTTGCAGTGGAAAAGCACGGAACCCAGGTATACAGTTTTACCGAAGAAGAGTTTGCCTTAAGAGAGCAAACCTTCTAA
- a CDS encoding ABC transporter substrate-binding protein — translation MLRRNAWVLVCVLFYTVAPQWSHFAATANIAETPAQTDQTIPVAAIFSRTGFAAVHNTLLIEVTKMTVDQINQRGGVLGKQLELLLLDNASTPIGSKKAALKAIELGAVAVIGAHWSSHSLAMAPTLQKAGIPMISPASTHPEVTLGRDYVFRACFMDVMQGEAMARFATSNLGLESVVILRNVDEVYCTKLADFFLYAFLNQGGEVLYDASYRGLATDFSEIISEILELQPDAVYIPGYTRDTALFMKQARKQGVKAIFLGGDGWDMLERLIADAVEGSYQTVHWHPDVPYRVNSDFKELYKENTGNELNSFTAPLAYDSVNMLATAIEKAGEADPVKIRDALATMQDFEGATGTWSFDEQGNPKGKKVIIATYRNGEIQFLDVVEPYVVPGELE, via the coding sequence ATGTTGCGCCGAAACGCATGGGTGTTGGTGTGTGTGTTGTTCTACACTGTTGCGCCGCAGTGGTCGCATTTTGCCGCAACGGCCAACATCGCAGAGACTCCAGCTCAGACTGATCAGACTATCCCTGTTGCCGCTATTTTTTCACGTACCGGTTTTGCCGCTGTTCATAATACCTTGCTTATAGAAGTTACCAAAATGACGGTCGATCAGATCAATCAGCGAGGTGGCGTGTTGGGAAAGCAGCTTGAGCTGCTGCTGCTTGATAACGCTTCGACACCTATAGGTTCGAAAAAGGCCGCACTGAAGGCTATCGAACTCGGGGCAGTTGCAGTGATCGGTGCCCATTGGAGTTCGCACTCTCTTGCCATGGCTCCGACCTTGCAGAAAGCCGGTATACCCATGATCAGCCCTGCCTCCACACATCCTGAAGTTACCCTTGGCCGGGATTATGTGTTTCGGGCCTGTTTTATGGATGTCATGCAGGGAGAAGCCATGGCGCGCTTTGCAACCAGCAATCTTGGTCTGGAATCAGTGGTGATTCTTAGAAATGTAGATGAGGTGTATTGCACTAAACTGGCCGATTTTTTTCTCTACGCATTTTTAAATCAAGGCGGCGAGGTCCTTTACGATGCTTCCTATCGTGGCTTAGCCACAGATTTTTCCGAGATCATCAGCGAAATATTAGAATTGCAACCTGACGCTGTGTATATACCCGGCTACACCAGGGATACTGCACTGTTTATGAAGCAGGCTCGAAAACAGGGGGTTAAAGCTATCTTTCTGGGTGGTGATGGTTGGGACATGCTCGAAAGGCTCATTGCTGATGCGGTGGAAGGCAGCTATCAGACCGTTCACTGGCACCCCGACGTACCGTATCGGGTCAATAGTGATTTTAAGGAGTTGTACAAAGAAAACACCGGCAATGAGTTGAACAGTTTTACCGCTCCTCTTGCTTATGACTCTGTAAATATGTTGGCTACGGCAATTGAGAAGGCGGGGGAGGCTGATCCTGTCAAAATACGTGACGCCCTGGCAACCATGCAGGATTTTGAAGGGGCCACCGGAACATGGTCTTTTGATGAACAGGGAAATCCCAAGGGGAAGAAGGTTATAATCGCCACCTATAGAAATGGCGAAATTCAGTTTTTGGATGTCGTAGAGCCTTATGTTGTGCCGGGAGAACTTGAATAA
- a CDS encoding ATP-binding protein: protein MRKPTISLRLPLKINLAMISTMLAIALVFLAFVYPLEGRRTKDQIGRVQVLLETIYQQRKDDFANAFFSDQHLIMVLTIQEISKTVEEIDNVCIYLGEGAVQYCTGKNQGPPDELSRLASGSTTAFMEYDVDDQHMAGFLGAIDVIGERAGYLAIYYDLTDIKSENFRMMFIFGGLFLLGLGGVILLLNLFLFNSIIRPLEYLGEGIRRVADGDLGKTVPLLGNDEICNIGKSFNNMSRRLLSSRVELDRHQLHLADLVRDRTDELQSAKDQAEQAREKLREQWDLLMTVMETIPNPLFYKDLKGRYVGCNLAFEEFMGKTREAIIGKTAADINTTGYEAYTRAMDRDLYAKGGTQSYQRHIMRGDGELRDVTFSKAALTGPTGEVMGIVGIMSDITELVRAREEAELASRAKSQFLANMSHEIRTPMNGVIGMTTLLKDTHLDARQNVFVETIEASGNSLLRVINDILDYSKIEAGKLDLQKREFAPRALADSCIDLLRIDAEQKNLELIFEVNPNVPVTVISDKDRLQQILLNLAGNAIKFTERGEVAVVVEMVSRIGDDAVISFLVRDTGIGIAEAQQEKLFESFAQLDGSYTRKYGGTGLGLAISKQLVELLGGNISVKSEVGKGSEFSFMLKLKAQQSEAQKTAVYSLNGHRIVVGVANDSLYSMLAGYFSGHGAEIERYVPGSGSSLKAASDRETPVVLFIEAEFYFAEKFSLAEVFGKNGAKELNSIFLIDSVKSVERELDDQISGKMFNPVKQADLKRVVRVLNGKEQGPVADAPEAVNMGGKKGGGKLDRILLVEDNNINVQVTVGILNKIGYRQVEVAMNGKQALEMQAAKTYDLVLMDLSMPELDGFETTRIIRNGTHGVLNCEIPIIALTAHAMQGDRERCIAAGMNGYLVKPLDAGELEHELETAFPEMVSTPVEQQAQTIHSTVSRKEPLIINHEELFTRLMDDQELIQLVLRESLRELPKQLDEFKVVMEEGDAGQISKQAHKMKGAAMNLGAEPLFQIMRTMEKMGEDGDLASLRRLASVATTTTGEAVNEIARLLDQLLEQEAAGAGPAAADLPDEEQEELVA from the coding sequence ATGAGGAAACCGACAATTTCACTGAGGTTGCCACTTAAAATCAACCTGGCAATGATCTCGACTATGCTGGCTATTGCATTGGTCTTCCTGGCTTTTGTCTATCCGCTTGAGGGGAGAAGAACAAAAGATCAGATCGGGCGAGTTCAAGTATTGCTGGAGACTATATATCAACAGCGAAAAGACGATTTTGCCAATGCCTTCTTCTCAGATCAGCACCTGATAATGGTGCTGACTATTCAGGAGATCAGTAAAACGGTCGAGGAGATAGATAATGTCTGTATTTATCTCGGTGAAGGGGCGGTGCAATATTGCACAGGTAAAAATCAAGGTCCTCCGGATGAGTTGAGTCGTCTGGCGTCAGGCAGCACTACCGCCTTTATGGAATATGATGTAGATGATCAGCATATGGCAGGTTTTCTCGGTGCGATAGATGTGATTGGTGAACGGGCTGGTTACCTTGCTATCTACTACGATCTCACCGATATCAAGAGTGAAAATTTTCGCATGATGTTTATCTTCGGAGGGCTGTTTCTATTGGGGCTGGGCGGAGTTATCCTGCTTTTGAACCTGTTCTTGTTCAACTCAATTATCAGGCCATTAGAATATCTGGGCGAAGGTATTCGGCGGGTGGCAGACGGTGATCTTGGTAAAACTGTCCCCCTGCTGGGCAATGACGAAATCTGCAACATCGGAAAGTCGTTCAATAATATGTCGAGAAGACTGTTAAGCAGCCGTGTAGAGCTTGACCGGCACCAACTGCACCTGGCTGATCTGGTGCGGGATCGTACCGATGAACTGCAGTCGGCAAAGGATCAGGCTGAACAGGCCAGGGAAAAACTGCGTGAGCAATGGGATCTGCTGATGACGGTTATGGAGACCATTCCCAATCCGCTATTTTATAAAGATCTCAAGGGGAGATACGTCGGTTGCAACTTGGCCTTTGAAGAGTTTATGGGGAAGACCAGAGAGGCCATTATCGGCAAAACAGCGGCTGATATTAACACCACGGGTTATGAGGCGTACACAAGAGCTATGGACCGCGATCTGTATGCGAAAGGCGGAACCCAGAGCTATCAGCGCCATATCATGCGTGGGGACGGAGAGCTTCGGGATGTAACGTTTTCCAAAGCTGCTCTCACAGGGCCGACCGGTGAGGTCATGGGGATCGTCGGCATCATGTCTGATATCACCGAGCTTGTTCGCGCGCGCGAAGAGGCGGAACTTGCCAGCAGGGCCAAGAGTCAGTTTCTGGCTAACATGAGCCACGAAATACGTACGCCTATGAATGGCGTGATCGGTATGACCACTTTGCTGAAAGACACTCATCTCGATGCCAGGCAAAACGTATTTGTAGAAACCATTGAGGCGAGTGGCAACTCTTTGCTGCGGGTTATCAATGACATCCTTGACTATTCCAAGATCGAGGCAGGTAAACTTGATTTGCAAAAGAGAGAGTTTGCCCCCCGCGCGCTGGCTGATAGTTGCATAGATCTGTTGCGGATTGATGCGGAACAAAAAAATCTCGAATTGATCTTCGAGGTAAACCCCAATGTGCCTGTTACGGTCATCTCTGATAAAGACCGGCTCCAGCAGATTCTGCTCAACCTGGCCGGAAATGCCATCAAGTTTACCGAGCGGGGAGAAGTGGCGGTGGTAGTTGAGATGGTGAGCCGGATTGGTGATGATGCCGTCATCAGCTTTCTGGTCAGGGATACCGGTATCGGCATTGCCGAAGCACAGCAGGAGAAGCTTTTTGAGAGTTTTGCCCAACTGGATGGATCGTATACCCGCAAGTATGGTGGCACCGGGCTTGGTCTGGCAATTTCAAAGCAGCTGGTGGAGTTGCTCGGCGGAAATATCAGCGTTAAAAGTGAGGTTGGTAAAGGCAGTGAATTCAGTTTTATGCTGAAACTGAAGGCGCAGCAGTCAGAGGCACAAAAGACTGCGGTTTACAGCCTGAATGGACATCGTATTGTGGTCGGTGTGGCAAATGATTCACTGTATTCGATGCTGGCGGGATATTTTTCGGGCCATGGTGCCGAAATTGAGCGATATGTCCCCGGGTCTGGTTCATCATTGAAGGCGGCATCTGATCGGGAAACTCCTGTAGTTCTTTTTATAGAGGCGGAGTTCTATTTTGCTGAAAAGTTCTCGCTGGCGGAGGTTTTTGGGAAAAATGGTGCAAAGGAATTGAACTCTATATTTCTCATAGATTCCGTGAAATCGGTTGAGAGGGAGCTGGATGACCAAATTTCAGGAAAGATGTTCAATCCTGTTAAGCAGGCAGACCTGAAACGTGTTGTGAGGGTGCTGAATGGGAAGGAGCAGGGGCCGGTAGCGGATGCTCCAGAGGCGGTAAACATGGGTGGGAAAAAAGGTGGCGGCAAATTGGACCGAATCCTTCTGGTTGAAGATAACAATATCAATGTTCAGGTGACCGTTGGTATCCTGAATAAAATCGGCTATCGGCAGGTTGAAGTTGCAATGAACGGTAAGCAGGCCCTGGAGATGCAGGCGGCAAAAACATATGATCTGGTGCTGATGGATTTATCCATGCCGGAACTGGATGGTTTCGAAACCACCAGAATTATCCGCAACGGCACTCATGGTGTGCTCAACTGTGAAATACCCATAATTGCCTTGACCGCTCATGCGATGCAGGGAGACAGGGAACGATGTATCGCGGCAGGCATGAATGGCTATCTGGTTAAGCCGTTGGATGCAGGGGAACTCGAACACGAGCTTGAAACAGCCTTTCCGGAAATGGTATCGACCCCAGTTGAACAGCAGGCGCAAACCATCCATTCGACAGTTTCGAGGAAAGAACCATTGATTATAAATCATGAGGAACTGTTTACCCGATTGATGGATGACCAGGAACTCATTCAACTGGTATTGCGTGAATCTTTGCGGGAACTCCCAAAACAATTGGACGAATTTAAAGTAGTAATGGAAGAGGGTGATGCTGGCCAGATCAGCAAGCAGGCACACAAAATGAAAGGAGCAGCAATGAATTTGGGGGCTGAGCCTCTCTTTCAAATCATGCGAACTATGGAAAAAATGGGTGAAGATGGCGACCTTGCCAGCCTGAGAAGGCTCGCTTCCGTGGCGACAACCACCACCGGTGAAGCTGTGAATGAGATAGCACGTCTATTAGATCAGCTGCTAGAGCAGGAAGCAGCGGGAGCAGGTCCGGCTGCTGCTGATCTGCCTGACGAGGAGCAGGAAGAGCTGGTAGCCTAA
- a CDS encoding NAD(P)-dependent oxidoreductase has translation MTTYGFLGIGIMGKAMVENLLKAGFAVNVWNRTGSRCAPLVGQGAVQYQTPAEVVAASDITFAMVSDPAAAEALCFDAGGVLAGITAGKSYVDVSTVDPETSGKIAKAIQDKGGRFLEAPVSGSKKPAEDGTLVFLCSGDKALFDDAQPALDVMGKKSFYFDQIGQGAQMKLVINMIMGSMMTAFGEGLALGDKVGLEMSDIIDVLAQGAINNPMFQLKGPQMANGNFSPAFPLKHMQKDMRLALLLGDEHDQPLFTASAANSIYIKARQKGYAEEDFSASFKVIKKD, from the coding sequence ATGACAACCTACGGCTTTCTAGGAATCGGCATTATGGGAAAAGCAATGGTCGAGAATTTACTCAAGGCCGGCTTTGCAGTGAATGTATGGAACAGGACAGGATCGAGATGCGCCCCGCTTGTCGGTCAGGGTGCGGTGCAGTATCAGACCCCCGCAGAAGTCGTTGCTGCCTCTGATATCACCTTTGCCATGGTGTCGGACCCGGCAGCGGCAGAAGCGCTCTGTTTTGACGCAGGAGGAGTATTGGCAGGTATCACTGCCGGTAAATCGTATGTGGATGTATCTACAGTCGATCCGGAGACTTCAGGCAAGATTGCCAAGGCAATACAGGATAAAGGCGGCCGGTTTTTAGAAGCACCGGTCTCCGGCAGTAAGAAGCCAGCCGAAGACGGCACCCTGGTTTTCTTATGTTCCGGCGATAAAGCCCTTTTTGACGATGCCCAGCCGGCGCTTGATGTGATGGGTAAAAAATCATTTTATTTCGATCAAATCGGCCAGGGCGCGCAGATGAAGCTGGTGATCAACATGATCATGGGTTCGATGATGACCGCCTTTGGTGAAGGTTTGGCTCTGGGTGATAAGGTTGGGCTTGAAATGAGCGACATTATCGATGTGCTGGCCCAGGGAGCCATCAACAACCCGATGTTTCAGTTGAAAGGTCCCCAGATGGCCAATGGCAACTTCAGTCCGGCCTTTCCGCTGAAACATATGCAAAAAGATATGCGTTTGGCGCTGCTGCTTGGTGACGAGCATGACCAACCACTGTTTACCGCCAGTGCCGCTAACAGCATCTATATAAAAGCCAGGCAGAAAGGGTATGCTGAGGAAGACTTCTCTGCATCTTTTAAGGTAATCAAGAAAGATTGA
- a CDS encoding NAD(P)-binding domain-containing protein, producing MNKIKSYGFLGIDIMGKAMVENLHKAGFSGSEWNRTESSQTPLVSQGALAI from the coding sequence GTGAATAAAATAAAATCCTACGGCTTTCTAGGAATTGACATTATGGGAAAGGCAATGGTCGAGAATTTACACAAGGCCGGCTTTTCAGGGAGTGAATGGAACAGGACGGAATCGAGTCAAACACCTCTTGTCAGTCAGGGTGCACTTGCAATTTGA